The Glycine soja cultivar W05 chromosome 6, ASM419377v2, whole genome shotgun sequence genome has a window encoding:
- the LOC114415051 gene encoding uncharacterized protein LOC114415051, which produces MAVTVKLMALIVSFFGLLSFILGVIAENKKPPAGMPVPVKDGVTCKFSADLTLALGYLSVIFLIASTVVGYLSLFYPYKGKAVPQRVLFKSTTFMVFFNVALFSTGLALTMLLWPTITEHLHLKRNVHHDLTYTCPTAKTGLLGGGAFLSLDSSLFWLVALMLADNAREDFLDEDKDVELPSHVNHADMII; this is translated from the exons ATGGCCGTCACCGTCAAACTAATGGCTCTCATTGTTTCCTTTTTCGGCCTCTTGTCTTTCATTTTGGGAGTCATAGCCGAGAACAAAAag CCTCCTGCTGGAATGCCCGTGCCCGTCAAGGATGGTGTGACATGCAAGTTCTCAGCCGATCTAACACTTGCATTGGGGTATCTTtctgtaatttttcttattgCTTCCACAGTGGTTGGATATCTCTCTCTGTTTTACCCTTACAAAGGGAAAGCTGTTCCACAAAGAGTTCTCTTTAAAAGCACGACTTTCATGGTTTTCTTCAATGTTGCATT GTTTTCGACTGGACTAGCTCTAACTATGCTGTTATGGCCAACAATCACTGAACACCTTCACCTTAAACGCAATGTGCATCATGATCTCACATATACATGCCCCACTGCTAAAACTGGTCTGCTTGGAGGTGGTGCCTTTTTATCCCTTGATTCATCCCTCTTTTGGTTAGTTGCACTTATGCTGGCTGACAATGCTCGGGAGGATTTTTTGGATGAAGACAAAGATGTTGAACTTCCCTCACATGTTAATCATGCAGATATGATCATATAG
- the LOC114415050 gene encoding glucan endo-1,3-beta-glucosidase 5-like — MMGGGKFSSFFVVFVLLVGSGSGIGVNWGTQSTHPLSPSKVVKMLKDNGIQKVKLFDADAGILDALKKSGIQVMVGIPNDMLYTLANSVEAAEKWVSKNVSKHVSSGGVDIRYVAVGNEPFLSTYNGSFEATTLPALQNIQAALTKSGLSKRVKVTVPLNADVYQSSSEKPSDGGFRPDINNVMLQIVKFLNNNGAPFTVNIYPFISLYADPNFPVDYAFFNGYQPAINDNGRNYDNVFDANHDTLVWALQKNGFGNLPIIVGEIGWPTDGDRNANLQYAQRFNQGFMSRYMSGKGTPMRPGPIDAYLFSLIDEDAKSIQPGNFERHWGMFYFDAQPKYQLNLGSARGNGLVGASGVDHLAKKWCVLKPSANLNDDQLAPSVAYACQNADCTSLGYGTSCGNLDVHGNISYAFNSYYQINDQMDSACKFPSLSMITDKDPSVGDCKFRIMIQTDSAELHGKVGYLTTVLCFFVLLLFCNPWF, encoded by the exons ATGATGGGGGGTGGGAAGTTTAgtagtttttttgttgtttttgtgttgttggTGGGGTCAGGGAGTGGGATTGGTGTGAATTGGGGGACACAGTCAACACACCCTTTGTCACCGTCGAAGGTGGTGAAGATGCTGAAGGACAATGGCATTCAGAAGGTGAAGCTTTTTGATGCTGATGCTGGTATCTTGGATGCTCTCAAGAAGTCCGGAATACAGGTCATGGTTGGGATTCCAAATGACATGCTTTATACGCTGGCTAACAGTGTGGAAGCTGCTGAAAAATGGGTTTCCAAGAATGTCTCAAAACATGTCTCTTCTGGAGGAGTGGACATCAG GTACGTTGCAGTGGGGAATGAACCATTCTTGTCAACCTACAACGGTTCCTTCGAAGCCACAACTCTTCCAGCTCTCCAAAACATCCAGGCAGCTCTCACAAAATCCGGTTTGAGCAAACGTGTCAAAGTCACTGTCCCCTTAAATGCCGATGTATACCAAAGCTCATCCGAAAAGCCATCGGATGGCGGTTTCAGACCTGACATCAACAATGTGATGCTGCAGATTGTCAAGTTCCTTAACAACAACGGAGCTCCCTTCACAGTGAACATCTATCCTTTCATCAGCCTCTATGCAGACCCCAATTTCCCTGTTGACTACGCCTTCTTTAACGGCTACCAGCCCGCCATAAACGACAACGGAAGAAACTATGACAACGTGTTTGATGCCAACCATGACACTCTAGTATGGGCACTGCAGAAGAATGGCTTCGGAAACCTGCCTATAATTGTGGGGGAAATAGGGTGGCCAACAGACGGGGACCGAAATGCAAACCTTCAATATGCACAACGTTTTAACCAAGGTTTCATGTCACGTTACATGTCTGGAAAGGGTACCCCAATGAGGCCTGGTCCTATAGATGCTTATTTGTTTAGTCTCATAGATGAAGATGCCAAAAGCATTCAGCCAGGTAACTTTGAGCGTCATTGGGGCATGTTTTACTTCGATGCACAACCCAAATACCAACTTAACCTTGGGTCAGCACGAGGTAACGGGCTAGTAGGTGCTAGTGGTGTTGATCATTTGGCTAAAAAGTGGTGTGTTTTGAAACCCTCAGCAAACCTTAATGATGACCAACTTGCACCTAGTGTGGCCTATGCTTGTCAAAATGCTGATTGCACTAGTCTTGGGTATGGAACTTCTTGTGGCAATTTAGATGTGCATGGTAACATTTCTTATGCTTTTAATAGCTACTATCAGATAAATGACCAGATGGATAGTGCATGCAAATTCCCCAGCCTTTCCATGATCACTGACAAGGACCCTTCTGTAGGAGATTGCAAGTTCAGAATCATGATCCAGACAGATTCTGCGGAGCTACATGGAAAAGTTGGATATCTAACAACAGTGCTATGTTTTTTTGTACTTTTGCTATTCTGTAATCCTTGGTTTTGA